The following proteins are co-located in the Solanum pennellii chromosome 8, SPENNV200 genome:
- the LOC107027093 gene encoding rop guanine nucleotide exchange factor 5-like, with the protein MNFRSEMENKAENGNGPSSESSIWSRSSSDESKEKDSSTSSPSSPLGWPIRRAQKDDVNSKELEMMKERFSKLLLGEDMSGSGKGVCTSLAISNAITNLCATIFGQLWRLEPLPQEKKSMWRREMEWLVAVSDHIVELKPSWQTFNDGSKLEVMTSRPRADLFINLPALRKLDNMLIEILDSFTNTEFWYVDQGIIAAEDDGSASFRKAIQRQKDKWWLPVPRVPHGGLLEDTRKQLNHKRECASQILKAAMSINSITLAEMEVPESYLDALPKNGRACLGDVIYRYITSEHFSSECLLDCLDLSTECVALEIANRVEASIYVWRRKHHPRPPTNPNRSTAKSSWEMVKDLVVDGDKRESLAERAENLLLCLKQRFPGLTQTTLDTSKIQYNKDVGKCILESYSRVLESLAFNIVARIDDLLHVDALTRNSSVPVGNVINHKKVSIPYSGTPYRTPNFSPVPLISPVRGDRTPFLNANSNKLTGRGFGVKRVLSNYLGCEAKTKNSGNAISNKSSDHIIRSPELCQAGKGLRSIDR; encoded by the exons ATGAATTTTCGAAGTGAAATGGAGAATAAAGCTGAGAATGGGAACGGGCCATCGAGTGAATCGTCGATATGGAGTAGATCTAGTTCTGATGAGAGCAAAGAGAAGGATTCTTCTACTTCTTCACCGTCTTCTCCGTTAGGATGGCCTATTCGTAGAGCTCAAAAGGATGATGTGAATTCAAAAG AATTGGAGATGATGAAAGAGAGATTTTCAAAATTGTTGCTCGGAGAAGACATGTCTGGTAGTGGGAAAGGGGTTTGTACATCATTGGCTATTTCAAATGCGATAACCAATCTATGtg CTACTATATTTGGACAATTATGGAGACTAGAACCATTACCTCAGGAAAAGAAATCGATGTGGCGAAGAGAGATGGAATGGCTTGTTGCTGTTAGTGACCACATTGTTGAATTAAAACCTTCTTGGCAAACATTTAATGATGGAAGTAAGCTTGAG GTTATGACTAGTAGACCAAGAGCAGATCTTTTTATTAATCTTCCAGCTCTACGAAAACTTGACAATATGCTTATT GAAATACTAGATAGCTTTACAAATACCGAGTTTTGGTATGTGGATCAAGGGATAATCGCGGCTGAGGATGATGGTTCAGCTTCTTTTCGGAAAGCTATCCAGAGGCAAAAAGACAAGTGGTGGTTGCCTGTCCCAAGGGTGCCTCATGGTGGTTTGCTCGAAGATACAAGGAAGCAGTTAAATCACAAACGCGAATGTGCTAGTCAAATTCTGAAAGCTGCTATGTCGATAAATAGCATTACGTTAGCTGAGATGGAAGTTCCTGAATCATATTTAGATGCTCTTCCAAAG AATGGAAGAGCGTGTTTAGGGGATGTCATCTACCGCTACATAACATCAGAACATTTCTCCTCTGAGTGCTTGCTTGATTGTCTTGATCTGTCAACTGAATGTGTTGCCTTAGAGATAGCAAATCGTGTGGAGGCTTCAATTTACGTGTGGCGAAGAAAACATCATCCTAGACCTCCAACTAATCCGAATCGTTCCACAGCAAAATCATCTTGGGAGATGGTCAAGGATCTAGTGGTTGATGGAGACAAGAGGGAGTCACTTGCTGAAAGAGCTGAAAACCTCCTACTTTGCCTAAAACAGCGATTCCCCGGCCTTACACAAACCACTTTAGATACCAGCAAGATTCAGTACAACAAG GATGTAGGAAAGTGTATCTTAGAGAGCTACTCAAGAGTCCTTGAGAGTCTGGCTTTCAATATTGTTGCGCGAATTGATGATCTACTACACGTGGACGCCTTAACTAGGAACTCGTCTGTTCCTGTAGGCAATGTCATTAACCACAAAAAAGTGTCAATCCCATATTCAGGCACCCCATATAGAACACCAAACTTTTCACCTGTGCCTCTGATAAGCCCGGTAAGGGGGGACAGAACTCCATTCCTCAATGCAAATAGTAACAAACTAACTGGACGTGGCTTCGGAGTGAAGAGAGTATTGTCAAATTATCTTGGCTGTGAAGCAAAGACAAAGAATTCTGGAAATGCCATTTCGAACAAGAGTTCTGATCACATTATTCGAAGTCCAGAGCTATGTCAAGCTGGAAAAGGCCTACGATCAATAGACCGCTGA